In Phragmites australis chromosome 17, lpPhrAust1.1, whole genome shotgun sequence, the following are encoded in one genomic region:
- the LOC133897948 gene encoding respiratory burst oxidase homolog protein E-like isoform X2: MWTPSRGSNARRSGHRRIADYLADDQTTTTDASDNESFTTANGEEFFAAAGSGAGGGMLPAFLADQGDLVEVMLEFDEESMVVRSVTPTSAALYGAAAAPAGVSPSTLSEGGAGPGGARSLSRCSSTSSRIRKKFAWLRSPSPSPSPRRPTPVELQREAAMAARERRRVQAQLNRSRAGAKRALKGLRFISRTTGSAEAAELWRRVEERFNDLARDGLLSRDEFGECIGMVDSKDFAVGIFDALARRRRQNLERITKEELYDFWLQISDQSFDARLQIFFDMVDTNVDGRITREEVQELIVLSASANKLAKLKEQAEEYASLIMEELDPENLGYIELWQLEALLLQRDTYMNYSRPLSTASGAQWSQNLGVGGGTSTVAGGGDAGGGDGDHAGAGARERRGDRGWGVRKAAARVRVAAEENWRRAWVLALWFAAMAALFVWKFVQYRRMAAFQVMGYCLPTAKGAAETLKLNMALVLLPVCRNTLTWLRSSWARFFVPFDDNITFHKTWMYISVPLVLYVGERMLRALRSNAYTVKILKVCLLPGNVLTITMSKPYGFRYRSGQYIFLQCPTISPFEWHPFSITSAPGDDYLSVHIRTNGDWTQELKHIFVENCFSPHVNRIASFSELGAAEPRSLPKLLVDGPYGAPAQDFRNYDVLLLVGLGIGATPFISILRDLLNNIKIADELMDLAMETSRSEDSANSFSVSTASSNRKRAYRTSRAHFYWVTREAGSFEWFKGVMNEVAEMDKKGVIELHNYLTSVYEERDARTTLLSMVQALNHAKHGVDIVSGTRVRTHFARPNWKEVFTRIASKHPNSTVGVFYCGAPTLAKELKTLAHEMSHKTSTRFHFHKEYF, encoded by the exons ATGTGGACGCCGTCGCGCGGGAGCAACGCGCGGCGCAGCGGCCACCGCCGCATCGCGGACTACCTGGCGGATGACCAGACCACCACCACTGACGCCTCCGACAACGAGTCCTTCACCACCGCCAATGGGGAGGAGTTCTTTGCCGCGGCGGGGAGCGGCGCGGGCGGGGGCATGCTGCCGGCATTCCTCGCTGACCAGGGGGACCTGGTGGAGGTCATGCTGGAGTTCGACGAGGAGTCCATGGTGGTGCGCAGCGTCACTCCCACAAGCGCCGCGCTCTacggcgcggccgccgcgccggcgGGGGTGTCGCCGAGCACGCTGTCGGAGGGCGGGGCCGGGCCCGGGGGCGCCAGAAGCCTGAGCCGGTGctcgtcgacgtcgtcgcggATACGGAAGAAGTTCGCGTGGCTGCGGTCACCGTCTCCCTCGCCGTCCCCGCGCCGGCCGACGCCCGTGGAGCTGCAGCGGGAGGCAGCGATGGCGGCGCGCGAGCGGCGGCGCGTCCAGGCGCAGCTGAACCGGTCGCGCGCCGGAGCCAAGCGCGCGCTCAAGGGCCTCCGGTTCATCAGCCGCACCACGGGCTCCGCCGAGGCCGCCGAGCTCTGGCGCCGCGTCGAGGAGCGCTTCAACGACCTCGCCCGCGACGGCCTCCTTTCCCGCGACGAGTTCGGCGAATGCATCG GAATGGTGGACTCGAAGGACTTCGCAGTGGGCATCTTCgacgcgctggcccggcggcggcggcaaaaCCTGGAGCGGATCACCAAGGAGGAACTCTACGACTTCTGGCTCCAGATCTCCGATCAGAGCTTCGACGCGCGGCTCCAGATCTTCTTCGACAT GGTGGACACCAACGTGGACGGGAGGATAACGAGGGAGGAAGTACAGGAG CTGATCGTGCTGAGCGCGTCGGCGAACAAGCTGGCGAAGCTCAAGGAGCAGGCGGAGGAGTACGCGTCGCTCATCATGGAGGAGCTCGACCCGGAGAACCTCGGTTACATTGAG CTGTGGCAGCTGGAGGCGCTGCTGCTCCAGCGCGACACCTACATGAACTACAGCCGCCCCCTGAGCACGGCCAGCGGGGCCCAGTGGAGCCAGAacctcggcgtcggcggcggcacttcgacggtggcgggaggaggagacgccggcggcggcgacggcgaccacGCGGGCGCGGGGGCGCGGGAGCGGCGAGGAGATCGCGGGTGGGGCGTGCGGAAGGCCGCGGCGCGGGTGCGCGTGGCGGCGGAGGAGAACTGGCGCCGCGCGTGGGTGCTGGCGTTGTGGTTCGCGGCTATGGCGGCGCTGTTCGTGTGGAAGTTCGTGCAGTACCGTCGCATGGCGGCGTTCCAGGTGATGGGTTACTGCCTCCCCACGGCCAAGGGCGCCGCCGAGACGCTCAAGCTCAACATGGCGCTCGTGCTCCTCCCCGTCTGCCGCAACACGCTGACGTGGCTCCGCTCCTCCTGGGCccgcttcttcgtccccttcgacGACAACATCACCTTCCACAAG ACATGGATGTACATTTCTGTCCCGCTTGTACTATATGTTGGTGAAAGGATGCTACGAGCCTTGAGGTCAAATGCTTATACTGTAAAAATTCTAAAG GTGTGCCTTCTACCTGGAAATGTATTGACCATAACAATGTCCAAGCCCTATGGATTTCGATACAGAAGTGGACAGTACATATTTCTTCAATGTCCAACGATATCTCCATTTGAATG GCACCCTTTCTCCATCACTTCAGCTCCTGGAGATGACTACCTCAGTGTTCACATCCGAACAAACGGTGACTGGACACAAGAGCTCAAGCACATATTTGTCGAGAACTGCTTCTCACCGCATGTTAACAGAATAGCTTCATTTAGCGAGTTAGGTGCGGCAGAACCAAGAAG CTTGCCAAAATTGCTAGTAGACGGTCCATATGGTGCCCCTGCACAGGATTTCAGAAACTACGATGTTCTACTTCTTGTCGGCCTTGGAATTGGAGCAACACCGTTCATAAGCATCCTAAGGGATTTGCTTAATAACATTAAGATAGCTGACGAGTTGATG GACTTGGCAATGGAGACTAGTAGGTCTGAGGACAGCGCGAACAGCTTCAGTGTCTCAACAGCAAGTAGCAACCGGAAGAGAGCATACAGAACAAGCCGTGCACATTTTTATTGGGTCACCCGAGAAGCAGGATCATTTGAATGGTTCAAAGGGGTGATGAATGAGGTTGCTGAAATGGACAAGAAG GGTGTCATAGAGTTGCACAATTACCTCACAAGTGTTTATGAGGAGCGTGATGCACGCACAACTCTACTGTCAATGGTGCAGGCTCTGAACCATGCCAAGCACGGTGTCGACATCGTCTCAGGAACTAGG GTGAGGACACATTTCGCCAGACCAAATTGGAAGGAAGTTTTCACCAGGATCGCCTCCAAGCATCCGAACTCGACAGTTG GAGTGTTCTACTGCGGCGCGCCGACGCTAGCCAAAGAGCTGAAGACTCTGGCGCACGAGATGAGCCACAAGACGAGCACTCGCTTCCATTTCCACAAGGAGTACTTCTGA
- the LOC133897948 gene encoding respiratory burst oxidase homolog protein E-like isoform X1 — MWTPSRGSNARRSGHRRIADYLADDQTTTTDASDNESFTTANGEEFFAAAGSGAGGGMLPAFLADQGDLVEVMLEFDEESMVVRSVTPTSAALYGAAAAPAGVSPSTLSEGGAGPGGARSLSRCSSTSSRIRKKFAWLRSPSPSPSPRRPTPVELQREAAMAARERRRVQAQLNRSRAGAKRALKGLRFISRTTGSAEAAELWRRVEERFNDLARDGLLSRDEFGECIGMVDSKDFAVGIFDALARRRRQNLERITKEELYDFWLQISDQSFDARLQIFFDMVDTNVDGRITREEVQELIVLSASANKLAKLKEQAEEYASLIMEELDPENLGYIELWQLEALLLQRDTYMNYSRPLSTASGAQWSQNLGVGGGTSTVAGGGDAGGGDGDHAGAGARERRGDRGWGVRKAAARVRVAAEENWRRAWVLALWFAAMAALFVWKFVQYRRMAAFQVMGYCLPTAKGAAETLKLNMALVLLPVCRNTLTWLRSSWARFFVPFDDNITFHKMIATAIVVGITLHAGNHLACDFPRVIASTPEQYALVAGAFGPEKPTYAGLLSGAEGVTGVVMVVLVAVSFTLATHPFRKGEKGGGAGAGAASRLPAPLNRLAGFNAFWYSHHLLGIVYVLLLVHGYFLFLVHRWYEKTTWMYISVPLVLYVGERMLRALRSNAYTVKILKVCLLPGNVLTITMSKPYGFRYRSGQYIFLQCPTISPFEWHPFSITSAPGDDYLSVHIRTNGDWTQELKHIFVENCFSPHVNRIASFSELGAAEPRSLPKLLVDGPYGAPAQDFRNYDVLLLVGLGIGATPFISILRDLLNNIKIADELMDLAMETSRSEDSANSFSVSTASSNRKRAYRTSRAHFYWVTREAGSFEWFKGVMNEVAEMDKKGVIELHNYLTSVYEERDARTTLLSMVQALNHAKHGVDIVSGTRVRTHFARPNWKEVFTRIASKHPNSTVGVFYCGAPTLAKELKTLAHEMSHKTSTRFHFHKEYF, encoded by the exons ATGTGGACGCCGTCGCGCGGGAGCAACGCGCGGCGCAGCGGCCACCGCCGCATCGCGGACTACCTGGCGGATGACCAGACCACCACCACTGACGCCTCCGACAACGAGTCCTTCACCACCGCCAATGGGGAGGAGTTCTTTGCCGCGGCGGGGAGCGGCGCGGGCGGGGGCATGCTGCCGGCATTCCTCGCTGACCAGGGGGACCTGGTGGAGGTCATGCTGGAGTTCGACGAGGAGTCCATGGTGGTGCGCAGCGTCACTCCCACAAGCGCCGCGCTCTacggcgcggccgccgcgccggcgGGGGTGTCGCCGAGCACGCTGTCGGAGGGCGGGGCCGGGCCCGGGGGCGCCAGAAGCCTGAGCCGGTGctcgtcgacgtcgtcgcggATACGGAAGAAGTTCGCGTGGCTGCGGTCACCGTCTCCCTCGCCGTCCCCGCGCCGGCCGACGCCCGTGGAGCTGCAGCGGGAGGCAGCGATGGCGGCGCGCGAGCGGCGGCGCGTCCAGGCGCAGCTGAACCGGTCGCGCGCCGGAGCCAAGCGCGCGCTCAAGGGCCTCCGGTTCATCAGCCGCACCACGGGCTCCGCCGAGGCCGCCGAGCTCTGGCGCCGCGTCGAGGAGCGCTTCAACGACCTCGCCCGCGACGGCCTCCTTTCCCGCGACGAGTTCGGCGAATGCATCG GAATGGTGGACTCGAAGGACTTCGCAGTGGGCATCTTCgacgcgctggcccggcggcggcggcaaaaCCTGGAGCGGATCACCAAGGAGGAACTCTACGACTTCTGGCTCCAGATCTCCGATCAGAGCTTCGACGCGCGGCTCCAGATCTTCTTCGACAT GGTGGACACCAACGTGGACGGGAGGATAACGAGGGAGGAAGTACAGGAG CTGATCGTGCTGAGCGCGTCGGCGAACAAGCTGGCGAAGCTCAAGGAGCAGGCGGAGGAGTACGCGTCGCTCATCATGGAGGAGCTCGACCCGGAGAACCTCGGTTACATTGAG CTGTGGCAGCTGGAGGCGCTGCTGCTCCAGCGCGACACCTACATGAACTACAGCCGCCCCCTGAGCACGGCCAGCGGGGCCCAGTGGAGCCAGAacctcggcgtcggcggcggcacttcgacggtggcgggaggaggagacgccggcggcggcgacggcgaccacGCGGGCGCGGGGGCGCGGGAGCGGCGAGGAGATCGCGGGTGGGGCGTGCGGAAGGCCGCGGCGCGGGTGCGCGTGGCGGCGGAGGAGAACTGGCGCCGCGCGTGGGTGCTGGCGTTGTGGTTCGCGGCTATGGCGGCGCTGTTCGTGTGGAAGTTCGTGCAGTACCGTCGCATGGCGGCGTTCCAGGTGATGGGTTACTGCCTCCCCACGGCCAAGGGCGCCGCCGAGACGCTCAAGCTCAACATGGCGCTCGTGCTCCTCCCCGTCTGCCGCAACACGCTGACGTGGCTCCGCTCCTCCTGGGCccgcttcttcgtccccttcgacGACAACATCACCTTCCACAAG atgatCGCGACGGCGATCGTTGTGGGGATCACGCTGCACGCGGGGAACCACCTGGCGTGCGACTTCCCGCGGGTGATCGCGTCCACGCCGGAGCAGTACGCGCTGGTGGCCGGCGCGTTCGGCCCGGAGAAGCCCACCTACGCGGGCCTCCTCTCCGGCGCCGAGGGCGTCACGGGCGTCGTGATGGTGGTGCTCGTGGCCGTCTCCTTCACGCTGGCCACGCACCCGTTCCGCAAGGGCGAGaaaggcggcggcgcgggcgcgggcgcggcgtcCCGGCTCCCGGCGCCGCTGAACCGGCTCGCCGGGTTCAACGCCTTCTGGTATTCGCACCACCTCCTCGGCATCGTGTACGTGCTCCTGCTCGTCCACGGCTACTTCCTCTTCCTCGTGCACCGCTGGTACGAGAAAACG ACATGGATGTACATTTCTGTCCCGCTTGTACTATATGTTGGTGAAAGGATGCTACGAGCCTTGAGGTCAAATGCTTATACTGTAAAAATTCTAAAG GTGTGCCTTCTACCTGGAAATGTATTGACCATAACAATGTCCAAGCCCTATGGATTTCGATACAGAAGTGGACAGTACATATTTCTTCAATGTCCAACGATATCTCCATTTGAATG GCACCCTTTCTCCATCACTTCAGCTCCTGGAGATGACTACCTCAGTGTTCACATCCGAACAAACGGTGACTGGACACAAGAGCTCAAGCACATATTTGTCGAGAACTGCTTCTCACCGCATGTTAACAGAATAGCTTCATTTAGCGAGTTAGGTGCGGCAGAACCAAGAAG CTTGCCAAAATTGCTAGTAGACGGTCCATATGGTGCCCCTGCACAGGATTTCAGAAACTACGATGTTCTACTTCTTGTCGGCCTTGGAATTGGAGCAACACCGTTCATAAGCATCCTAAGGGATTTGCTTAATAACATTAAGATAGCTGACGAGTTGATG GACTTGGCAATGGAGACTAGTAGGTCTGAGGACAGCGCGAACAGCTTCAGTGTCTCAACAGCAAGTAGCAACCGGAAGAGAGCATACAGAACAAGCCGTGCACATTTTTATTGGGTCACCCGAGAAGCAGGATCATTTGAATGGTTCAAAGGGGTGATGAATGAGGTTGCTGAAATGGACAAGAAG GGTGTCATAGAGTTGCACAATTACCTCACAAGTGTTTATGAGGAGCGTGATGCACGCACAACTCTACTGTCAATGGTGCAGGCTCTGAACCATGCCAAGCACGGTGTCGACATCGTCTCAGGAACTAGG GTGAGGACACATTTCGCCAGACCAAATTGGAAGGAAGTTTTCACCAGGATCGCCTCCAAGCATCCGAACTCGACAGTTG GAGTGTTCTACTGCGGCGCGCCGACGCTAGCCAAAGAGCTGAAGACTCTGGCGCACGAGATGAGCCACAAGACGAGCACTCGCTTCCATTTCCACAAGGAGTACTTCTGA